From the genome of Halorussus caseinilyticus, one region includes:
- a CDS encoding dihydrolipoyl dehydrogenase family protein — MTTHVVIIGAYGSAGVAVAQKLADEKDVTLTLIDDGEPGGGLCILKGCMPSKEILSAGEHRFQARHDHRIEGVPDVDLESVVATKDDHIGNFAEHRRAAVRELADRENVEFVHRTARFVDDHTVAVGDREIEADYVVVATGSSVNVPDLNGMDEVDYTTSADVLDATEFPDSGVVMGFGYVGLEMVPYLSEAAEMDLTVIEHDDYPLDEADEEFRAAMLDIYREEFDVDVLTDTYEQSVEPTDDGGVRLHVERGGSDGRRETVEADELFLFTGRRPTVDGLGLENTPLEPEHGWVGDTMQARDDDRIFVAGDANGHEPILHVAKEQGFLTAENVLRHREGEQLKPYRNTHHHVIFSGLGVYPFARVGTSEEVLAAEDRDYVAVTREASDDGVFATKAVPRGLAKLVVDADDGTVLGYQGLHYHADAMAKTMQVIVETGMDVREVPDRAYHPTTPEILDGLVREASERLD; from the coding sequence ATGACAACTCACGTCGTTATCATCGGCGCGTACGGGAGCGCCGGAGTCGCGGTCGCACAGAAGTTAGCCGACGAAAAAGACGTGACGCTCACGCTAATCGACGACGGCGAACCCGGCGGCGGACTCTGCATCTTGAAGGGGTGTATGCCCTCGAAAGAGATTCTGTCGGCCGGAGAACACCGATTTCAGGCGCGACACGACCACCGAATCGAGGGCGTTCCCGACGTGGACCTCGAATCCGTCGTGGCGACCAAAGACGACCACATCGGGAACTTCGCGGAACACCGCCGCGCCGCGGTCCGGGAGTTGGCCGACCGCGAGAACGTCGAGTTCGTCCACCGGACCGCCCGATTCGTGGACGACCACACCGTCGCGGTCGGCGACCGGGAAATCGAGGCCGACTACGTGGTCGTCGCCACCGGGTCGTCGGTCAACGTCCCGGACCTGAACGGGATGGACGAGGTGGACTACACGACCAGCGCGGACGTGTTGGACGCGACCGAATTCCCCGACTCGGGCGTCGTGATGGGGTTTGGCTACGTCGGACTGGAGATGGTCCCCTACCTCTCGGAGGCGGCCGAGATGGACCTCACGGTCATCGAACACGACGACTACCCGCTGGACGAGGCCGACGAGGAGTTTCGGGCGGCGATGCTGGACATCTACCGCGAGGAGTTCGACGTGGACGTGCTGACCGACACCTACGAGCAGTCGGTCGAACCCACCGACGACGGCGGCGTGCGCCTCCACGTCGAACGCGGGGGGAGCGACGGACGGCGCGAGACCGTCGAGGCCGACGAACTCTTCCTGTTCACGGGCCGCAGGCCGACCGTGGACGGTCTCGGACTGGAGAACACCCCGCTGGAACCCGAACACGGATGGGTGGGCGACACGATGCAGGCCCGCGACGACGACCGAATCTTCGTGGCTGGCGACGCCAACGGCCACGAACCCATCCTCCACGTCGCCAAAGAGCAGGGCTTTCTGACGGCCGAGAACGTCCTGCGACACCGCGAGGGCGAGCAGTTGAAGCCCTACCGGAACACCCACCACCACGTCATCTTCTCGGGTCTCGGCGTCTACCCGTTCGCGCGGGTCGGGACCTCCGAGGAGGTGCTGGCGGCCGAGGACCGCGACTACGTGGCGGTCACGCGCGAGGCCAGCGACGACGGCGTGTTCGCGACTAAGGCGGTCCCGCGCGGACTGGCGAAACTCGTCGTGGACGCCGACGACGGGACGGTCCTCGGCTATCAGGGTCTCCACTACCACGCCGACGCGATGGCGAAGACGATGCAGGTAATCGTGGAGACGGGGATGGACGTACGCGAGGTTCCCGACCGGGCGTACCACCCGACGACGCCCGAAATTCTGGACGGTCTGGTTCGAGAGGCGAGCGAGCGACTGGACTAA
- a CDS encoding PGF-CTERM sorting domain-containing protein yields the protein MKRFAIAVLILVVTAGIAPSTAAVGAKSSAAVGADSRGVGTDAAVVGTDSAAARQASGKAYAGTYVSFDAGSRAVADYAVRGETMLDAVRVESKKSVESGGLVDIGTSLSAVTEIEGAGLTVGATTDTEARVSTETGATLTAHDNGRGVLVVAAGDQSEYVVADLAAGANASAEADAQVEVTTGNGTEGTFLVVGEGNVSVNDEGDVSARLGGDGRLVFRAYPDGKDDGDEKREELLADGKARAEAYVMVQSGETVVDAVSYGENTTVETVRTAAGSVTLAVNRTTHEGTVLLASVSGRALNASEGLEVTVDGEAAAEARTYTQLRSALGSEKSRYAVESDGTGSADASADVLVAVNHFSERRISMQSESARETTTAETTEDRRTTEDRRTTGDEQTTGERTTRESDGETSATTVVDDETDNGADIPGFTPVTAVVAVVAAGLLARRR from the coding sequence ATGAAGCGATTCGCAATCGCCGTGCTGATACTCGTCGTCACCGCGGGTATCGCCCCCTCTACCGCCGCGGTCGGTGCCAAATCCTCCGCCGCGGTCGGTGCCGACTCCCGCGGAGTCGGCACCGACGCCGCCGTGGTCGGGACGGACTCCGCCGCCGCGAGACAGGCGTCCGGGAAGGCTTACGCCGGAACGTACGTCTCGTTCGACGCCGGGAGTCGCGCCGTGGCCGACTACGCGGTCCGCGGCGAGACGATGCTCGACGCCGTGCGAGTCGAGTCGAAGAAGTCGGTCGAGAGCGGCGGTCTCGTGGACATCGGAACCTCGCTGTCGGCCGTGACCGAAATCGAGGGCGCTGGCCTGACCGTCGGCGCGACGACCGACACCGAGGCCCGCGTCAGCACCGAGACCGGCGCGACCCTCACCGCCCACGACAACGGCCGCGGCGTCCTCGTGGTCGCCGCGGGCGACCAGTCGGAGTACGTCGTCGCGGACCTCGCGGCGGGCGCGAACGCCTCGGCGGAGGCCGACGCGCAGGTGGAAGTCACCACCGGAAACGGCACCGAGGGTACCTTCCTCGTCGTCGGCGAGGGCAACGTCAGCGTCAACGACGAGGGCGACGTGAGCGCCCGACTCGGCGGCGACGGCCGCCTCGTCTTCCGAGCGTACCCCGACGGGAAGGACGACGGCGACGAGAAGCGCGAAGAACTGCTCGCCGACGGCAAAGCGCGGGCGGAAGCCTACGTGATGGTCCAGAGCGGCGAAACCGTCGTGGACGCCGTGAGCTACGGCGAGAACACCACGGTCGAGACCGTACGGACCGCCGCGGGGTCGGTCACGCTCGCGGTGAACCGGACGACTCACGAGGGGACCGTCCTCCTCGCCAGCGTCTCCGGGCGCGCCCTGAACGCGAGCGAGGGCCTCGAAGTCACCGTAGACGGCGAGGCCGCCGCCGAAGCGCGGACTTACACCCAACTCCGGAGCGCGCTCGGGAGCGAAAAGTCCCGCTACGCGGTCGAGAGCGACGGAACCGGGTCGGCAGACGCCAGCGCCGACGTACTGGTCGCGGTCAACCACTTCTCCGAGCGCAGGATTTCGATGCAGTCCGAATCGGCGCGCGAGACGACGACTGCCGAGACGACCGAGGACCGGCGGACGACCGAGGATCGGCGGACGACCGGTGACGAGCAGACGACCGGCGAGCGAACCACCCGCGAGTCGGACGGAGAGACGAGCGCCACGACCGTCGTGGACGACGAGACGGACAACGGCGCGGACATCCCCGGATTTACGCCCGTGACGGCGGTCGTGGCGGTAGTCGCCGCGGGCTTGCTAGCGCGGCGGCGGTAG
- a CDS encoding YHS domain-containing protein has translation MAQCAVCGADVETDSLEETDYRDEEFAVAQVEYEGETYVFCSEEHRDTFEATPEKYA, from the coding sequence ATGGCCCAGTGCGCTGTCTGCGGCGCGGACGTGGAGACCGACAGCCTAGAGGAGACCGACTACCGCGACGAGGAGTTCGCGGTGGCGCAGGTCGAGTACGAGGGCGAGACGTACGTCTTCTGTAGCGAGGAACACCGCGACACCTTCGAGGCGACCCCCGAAAAGTACGCTTAG
- the kdgK1 gene encoding bifunctional 2-dehydro-3-deoxygluconokinase/2-dehydro-3-deoxygalactonokinase, giving the protein MTDLVTFGETMLRLSPPDGERLETTDDLEFRAAGAESNVAVAAARLGADAAWTSKLPDSPLGRRVVSGLRRHGVETDVVWTDEGRQGTYYLEHGGKPRGSSVIYDREGAAVTTAETDELPVARVREAEAFHTSGITPALSETLEATTADLLAAARKAGTKTSFDVNYRSKLWSPEEARETLESLFPDVDLLLVAERDARDVLAREGDPEDIAAGLADEFDFETVVVTRGEEGALALHDGETYEQPAIETDTLDPIGTGDAFLGAFLSRRLAGEDVPTALEYGSATAALKRTIPGDVAVVTREEVESVLAEEGGEISR; this is encoded by the coding sequence CGTGCCGCGGGCGCGGAGAGCAACGTGGCGGTCGCGGCCGCGCGCCTCGGCGCGGACGCGGCGTGGACCTCGAAACTCCCCGACTCGCCGCTCGGACGGCGCGTGGTGTCGGGACTCCGGCGGCACGGCGTCGAGACCGACGTGGTGTGGACCGACGAGGGCCGACAGGGGACCTACTACCTCGAACACGGCGGCAAGCCCCGCGGGTCGAGCGTCATCTACGACCGCGAGGGCGCGGCGGTCACGACCGCCGAGACCGACGAGTTGCCCGTCGCTCGCGTCCGCGAGGCCGAGGCGTTCCACACCTCCGGCATCACGCCCGCGCTCTCCGAAACGCTGGAAGCGACCACCGCGGACCTGCTCGCGGCGGCCAGAAAAGCGGGGACGAAGACCTCCTTCGACGTGAACTACCGGTCGAAGCTCTGGAGTCCCGAGGAGGCCCGCGAGACCCTCGAATCGCTGTTTCCGGACGTTGACCTCCTGTTGGTCGCCGAGCGAGACGCCCGCGACGTACTCGCGCGCGAGGGCGACCCGGAGGACATCGCCGCGGGCCTCGCCGACGAGTTCGACTTCGAGACGGTCGTCGTCACCCGCGGCGAGGAGGGCGCGCTGGCGCTCCACGACGGCGAGACCTACGAGCAACCCGCCATCGAGACCGACACCTTAGACCCCATCGGAACCGGGGACGCCTTCCTCGGGGCGTTCCTCTCGCGGAGACTCGCGGGCGAGGACGTGCCGACCGCGCTCGAATACGGCTCTGCGACCGCCGCGCTCAAGCGCACGATTCCCGGCGACGTGGCGGTAGTGACCCGTGAGGAAGTCGAGTCCGTGCTGGCCGAGGAAGGCGGCGAGATTTCGCGGTGA
- a CDS encoding FlaD/FlaE family flagellar protein produces the protein MPTPTGDYDLRELRRLADPNRETPEEFDDGEALPAPPDEVLRHTERNELVQLQSQFSAAGALPERPYLDRLPDQYSTEVVVFEWLDFLINKAGFENTGNALQYYEEVGWITERVREELREYMRGFSEVESFDPDKPGPAALDVDDHVLSLVYIARLASV, from the coding sequence ATGCCGACGCCGACTGGAGATTACGACCTACGCGAACTGCGTCGTCTCGCGGACCCGAACCGGGAAACTCCCGAGGAGTTCGACGACGGCGAGGCCCTGCCAGCGCCGCCCGACGAGGTGTTGCGCCACACCGAGCGCAACGAACTCGTCCAACTCCAGAGCCAGTTTTCTGCCGCGGGCGCGCTCCCCGAGCGACCGTACCTCGACCGCCTCCCCGACCAGTACAGCACCGAAGTCGTCGTCTTCGAGTGGTTGGACTTCCTCATCAACAAGGCCGGGTTCGAGAACACCGGCAACGCCCTCCAGTACTACGAGGAGGTCGGCTGGATTACCGAACGCGTCCGCGAGGAACTCCGGGAGTACATGCGCGGGTTCTCCGAAGTCGAGAGTTTCGACCCCGACAAGCCCGGCCCGGCGGCCCTCGACGTGGACGACCACGTGCTGAGTCTAGTGTACATCGCGCGCCTCGCGTCGGTGTAG
- a CDS encoding HNH endonuclease, whose product MSRWREVVREELARYREQTGLAVVERQDLLDQSRERLEAEFPASNTHGQSLSRTLQQLRDAGEIAFLSAGTYRVLSLDTDFVPSPSGVGAPDASRTDDGPTYTATEYETTATGRRVHPEFREAVLGRYDDQCPVSGVDCAGLLDVAHVLPWSEFADLRAAFDNVLALDKTHHAAFDRGLFTFDADYRLRVNPAFETKSDILRRTLADSDGERIRFGDGGPSPEYLRKRNARLDWSPT is encoded by the coding sequence ATGTCGCGCTGGCGCGAAGTCGTCCGCGAGGAGCTAGCACGCTACCGCGAGCAGACCGGACTGGCAGTAGTCGAACGGCAGGACCTGCTAGACCAGTCTCGTGAGCGCCTCGAAGCCGAGTTTCCGGCGTCGAACACCCACGGCCAGTCGCTGAGTCGGACGCTACAGCAACTTCGCGACGCGGGTGAAATCGCGTTCCTCTCGGCGGGGACCTACCGCGTCCTCTCGCTCGACACGGATTTCGTCCCGTCGCCGTCGGGCGTCGGTGCGCCCGACGCCTCGCGGACCGACGACGGACCGACTTACACCGCGACCGAGTACGAGACGACCGCGACCGGCAGACGGGTTCATCCCGAGTTCCGGGAGGCAGTCCTCGGACGGTACGACGACCAGTGTCCCGTCTCGGGCGTTGACTGTGCCGGACTGCTCGACGTGGCCCACGTCCTCCCGTGGAGTGAGTTCGCCGACCTCCGTGCGGCGTTCGACAACGTGTTGGCGCTCGACAAGACCCACCACGCCGCGTTCGACCGCGGCCTGTTCACCTTCGACGCGGACTATCGGTTGCGGGTGAACCCCGCATTCGAGACGAAAAGCGACATCCTTCGCCGGACGCTGGCGGACAGCGACGGCGAGCGGATTCGGTTCGGCGACGGCGGCCCGTCACCGGAGTACCTCCGGAAGCGAAACGCGCGACTCGACTGGTCGCCGACGTAG